Proteins from one Paraburkholderia sp. BL10I2N1 genomic window:
- the lpxA gene encoding acyl-ACP--UDP-N-acetylglucosamine O-acyltransferase — protein sequence MIDKTAVIHPTAVIEEGARIGARVRIGPYCCIGGDVEIGEGTILKSHVVVSGHTRIGRDNIVYPFATIGEDNQDLKYAGEPTLIEVGDRNRIRESVTIHRGTVQGGGITKVGNDNLLMVNAHVAHDCTISDHCILANNATLGGHVIVDDHVIIGGMCAVHQFCVIGAHVMVGGCSGVAQDVPPFVIAQGNHASPIGVNTTGLQRRGFSKEAIQAIRNAYKLLYRSGKTLDEVKPEIAEIATAHAEVKPFYEFLGRSTRGLIR from the coding sequence TGGTCCCTATTGCTGCATTGGCGGTGACGTCGAAATTGGCGAGGGCACCATACTCAAGTCTCACGTCGTGGTAAGCGGGCACACCCGCATTGGCCGAGACAACATAGTCTATCCATTCGCCACGATCGGAGAAGACAACCAAGACCTGAAGTACGCCGGGGAGCCGACTCTTATAGAAGTAGGCGATCGCAACAGAATCCGGGAGAGTGTCACGATCCATCGGGGCACGGTCCAAGGCGGCGGTATCACCAAGGTTGGGAACGACAACCTTCTGATGGTCAACGCTCACGTTGCCCACGATTGCACGATTAGCGACCATTGCATTCTGGCAAACAATGCAACGCTAGGCGGTCACGTCATCGTGGACGATCACGTGATCATCGGCGGTATGTGCGCGGTTCATCAATTCTGCGTCATTGGGGCGCACGTTATGGTGGGAGGTTGTTCTGGCGTCGCGCAAGATGTGCCGCCGTTTGTCATTGCGCAAGGCAATCACGCTTCACCGATCGGGGTGAACACCACGGGGCTACAACGCCGAGGTTTCAGCAAGGAAGCAATACAAGCAATTCGAAATGCTTACAAGCTGCTTTACCGAAGCGGAAAGACTCTTGACGAAGTGAAGCCTGAGATCGCGGAGATTGCAACGGCTCACGCAGAGGTTAAGCCTTTTTACGAATTTCTTGGTCGCTCGACTCGCGGCTTAATTCGGTAA